The Glycine max cultivar Williams 82 chromosome 17, Glycine_max_v4.0, whole genome shotgun sequence genome contains the following window.
TGCCGCATGGCTCCATGAAGCCATTGCTCTAAATTGCCATTGTTAACATACTCATAAACCAGCAACCTGAAATAAACAGGGAATTCACCAGGGATCAAGAATCCAATTTATACAAACAGTACCCAAAAAGTAGTATGTAAatgcaaatataaaataaaaccatgAACACTATTTACTAATGGATTCTATGCGGAAAAAAATTCTCAACATCATTTGTTGCGGTTAATAGATTTACAAGATACTACTTTGTAAGATTGTAAATTATTCCAATCAAACGATGAAATCAAGAAGAAAGTTGTTAGCAAATTCTTATGGGGTTTTGCTAATGTACACTTCTTTTCTAGAAGGAGTATTTTAACCATCTATACTTTGggagtatttttaaaaaatcgaaaTTATAACTTTCTAAAATACtacttttaaaaaacaaagtgtGGGTTagcaaatccctaaaataaaaCCATGGACACCACTAACTAATAAATTCTGTGCTAAAAATAATTCTCAACACCGTTTATTGCAGTTAATAGATTGACAATGTACTACAAAAGGTATTTTGTAAACTTTGTAAACTATTTCCATCAAATGACCAATTGATGATGACAGCAGACACAAACAGTTAAACACGCATGCGTGCACAATTGGTGACAAATGACAATTCATCTTTGCCTCTCTGCTGATTCCAAAATAGATAGAATAAAAAGGCAAGTGGACATCATGATGTTTAACCCAAATAAAATGGCAAAACAACATGCTACCTGTGAGTGCCTTCAATGCAATAGCCTAAAAGTCTAACCAAATTCTTGTGCCGCACATGGCCAATAGCCTCAACTTCCACTCTAAATTCCTTTTCAGCTTGTCCTCTGCATGATGTGCATCAACAGCATTAGATATACTAACTGGCAACTGCATGCAGACATGCTAATAAAACATGAAACAAGAGATTAAAAGACCTAGTTTGAAGCtgaaattaacaataaattatgtaactaacaaaataatttaatgtcaaAACTTACAGATTATTGAGTAGCTTCTTAACAGCCACAGGACTCCCATTGATTAACTGGCCCTGATAAACAACACCATATCCACCTTCACCAATAACATTGTCTTTTGAAAACCTGTTTGTTGCAAGTTCTAGGTCCCTTAACGTAAACCAGTGTCCCCAGCCAAGGTGAGAAAATTCAGGCAGACCACACAAGGGGGACGGTGCAGTTATAGGATGTGAAGAAGACCTGTAAGTAGAAACAGACTTAGCACCACTTTCTTCGCCTGATTGAGAGCCATCATCTTTCTTAAGATGAACAAATGAGCCTGATTGACTGCTATTTTCCCCGTTATTTGTTTGGATCAAAACTTTTTCAGAATCCCTGTCACTAAACCTGTCATACAGACTCACAAAAGCTCCATTCTGAGGATGATTATTGGCTGAAACTTGATCAACTCTAATTTCCTTGATCTCATCTGAAACCGATAACATATGGCTAAGGGGAAGCATGCCATTGACTCTTCTAGATTTCTTTCTTGAAGTAAGACATATTGATATCACCACGAGAATAATTATAATGAACAACCCAACTATTATCCCCATCAATTCCCATGCTTTCAACCCAAAAACAGACGTTTCCTGGGACAACCCCGAATTTAGATCGGATGCCATTTGCCACTGCCAATATATATCTGCAGAAGTTTTCAATGTTAGCTATAAGAAATCACTTCAAAGCACACAGCAAATCATGTTGCAAAATAAAGCACATTATTGGCAAATTACTGGGATGACACCAAACTCGTGCATCGGATTCCTCGCACCACATACAACTATTTTTGAGAAAGAGAATCTCAAATCCAGTCATACAAAATTCCAGCAAGAAACTAGATTGTTTGACATCCTTctcatatataaaaacaaaaagaaaagtgcATTCATTTGCTGAAAGAAACTCAGTTCCCCAGTAAACGTgcaaaaggaaaaggagaaaaaaaaaactaaattgcaTATGACAAACTCAGCATTCAAATCCCAGATAAATCAACCAACCATGAACCACAGCTGTGAAAGAAAATTGCAACTAGTTGACACAAaagtttttggaaaacacaaatctTTAGAAAccaaaagaacataaaaagtGAATAAAATCGGTTTCATGTTGTACTTAATAACCAAAtta
Protein-coding sequences here:
- the LOC100793499 gene encoding probable receptor-like protein kinase At5g18500, producing MQFSFFFLLFLLHVYWGTEFLSANECTFLFVFIYEKDVKQSSFLLEFCMTGFEILFLKNSCMWCEESDARVWCHPNIYWQWQMASDLNSGLSQETSVFGLKAWELMGIIVGLFIIIILVVISICLTSRKKSRRVNGMLPLSHMLSVSDEIKEIRVDQVSANNHPQNGAFVSLYDRFSDRDSEKVLIQTNNGENSSQSGSFVHLKKDDGSQSGEESGAKSVSTYRSSSHPITAPSPLCGLPEFSHLGWGHWFTLRDLELATNRFSKDNVIGEGGYGVVYQGQLINGSPVAVKKLLNNLGQAEKEFRVEVEAIGHVRHKNLVRLLGYCIEGTHRLLVYEYVNNGNLEQWLHGAMRQYGFLTWDARIKILLGTAKALAYLHEAIEPKVVHRDIKSSNILIDDDFNAKISDFGLAKLLGAGKSHITTRVMGTFGYVAPEYANSGLLNEKSDVYSFGVLLLEAITGRDPVDYSRPATEVNLVDWLKMMVGNRRAEEVVDPNIETRPSTSSLKRALLTALRCVDPDSEKRPKMSQVVRMLESEEYPIPREDRRRRKSQAGNMELEAQKETSDTEMTENPDSKSNGRRNQRK